A window of the Butyricimonas faecalis genome harbors these coding sequences:
- a CDS encoding TlpA disulfide reductase family protein, with translation MKQILLLTVTFIVMVIDGYAQEGFQISGKVANMPDGTIWLFGRTNPNSLDTLGKAELKAGCFELNGKTPSGCLALIVMTDMQTGFQLMLENTKYTLNMDENGKVKIEGGKAQHLFQQFDEINRSIAEKRQATEKAAQSVRSQEQMVSLQNGYNSFVKKAVDKQLDLIRGNGDCFVSAYILAGMMQNTPLEILQELYGKFSEEVKDGYYGKLIAGQITHLEQISVGAIAPNFTVMTPVGDTISLHSIPGKVKLVDFWASWCAPCRKENPNLVKLYEEYHSKGFEVFSVSLDTDKAAWEKAITEDKLPWKQGSELLQVPQVAITYAIKAIPHTILLDEHNRIIAKDIRGKELRKKVAELLK, from the coding sequence ATGAAACAAATATTGTTATTAACCGTGACTTTTATCGTGATGGTAATTGACGGTTATGCTCAAGAAGGATTTCAGATATCTGGAAAAGTAGCCAATATGCCAGATGGAACAATTTGGTTGTTCGGACGTACAAATCCAAATTCGTTAGATACTTTGGGAAAGGCAGAATTGAAAGCTGGATGTTTTGAATTGAACGGGAAAACCCCGTCAGGTTGTTTAGCTTTAATTGTTATGACGGATATGCAGACGGGTTTCCAGTTAATGTTGGAAAATACGAAGTACACGTTAAATATGGATGAAAATGGAAAGGTAAAGATTGAGGGGGGGAAAGCGCAACATTTATTTCAACAATTTGATGAAATAAACCGGAGTATCGCAGAAAAACGACAAGCGACAGAAAAAGCGGCTCAATCGGTTCGATCTCAAGAACAGATGGTGTCGTTGCAAAATGGCTATAATTCTTTTGTCAAAAAGGCTGTAGATAAGCAATTGGATCTGATTCGTGGGAACGGTGATTGTTTCGTTTCTGCTTATATTTTGGCAGGAATGATGCAAAATACACCTTTGGAAATCTTACAAGAATTGTACGGGAAATTTTCTGAAGAAGTGAAAGACGGGTATTATGGAAAATTGATCGCGGGGCAGATTACACATTTGGAACAGATTTCAGTGGGTGCCATCGCCCCGAATTTTACCGTGATGACCCCGGTGGGCGACACCATTTCATTGCATTCTATACCGGGAAAGGTAAAATTGGTAGATTTCTGGGCATCATGGTGTGCGCCTTGTCGCAAGGAGAACCCGAACCTGGTGAAGCTTTACGAGGAATATCATTCGAAAGGATTCGAGGTGTTCAGTGTTTCACTAGATACCGATAAAGCGGCTTGGGAAAAAGCGATAACTGAAGACAAGTTGCCTTGGAAGCAGGGTTCGGAATTGTTGCAAGTACCGCAAGTCGCGATTACGTATGCTATCAAAGCAATTCCGCATACGATTTTATTGGATGAGCATAACCGGATTATCGCGAAGGATATCCGGGGGAAAGAGTTGAGAAAAAAGGTGGCGGAGTTGTTGAAATGA
- a CDS encoding fasciclin domain-containing protein — protein sequence METMFKILISFLLVGVLSSCETKQDVWDTGTCSPYHDCSIMEYLRGDKYNWELTVELIEQADLTDLFEGQVDSLPEITFWGIPSYSVLRYLFDKGLESVQEINKETARELVLKHVVKGKILQEDIAERDENYYIYEAEQTGGTDLYTLKGSHLRAYVDIDDYMFVPNGGAAHLFLYSFTAKTMVPLSSPNIQPLNGVVHALNYNYVLGKI from the coding sequence ATGGAAACGATGTTTAAAATATTGATAAGTTTTCTGTTGGTAGGAGTGTTAAGTTCTTGCGAAACGAAACAAGACGTGTGGGACACGGGTACATGTTCGCCTTATCATGATTGTTCGATCATGGAATATTTACGGGGAGATAAATATAATTGGGAATTGACTGTTGAATTGATAGAACAGGCAGATTTAACAGATTTGTTCGAGGGACAAGTGGATTCTTTACCGGAAATCACGTTTTGGGGAATTCCGAGTTATTCTGTACTGCGTTACTTGTTTGATAAAGGATTAGAAAGCGTACAGGAAATAAATAAAGAAACAGCTCGAGAACTCGTGTTGAAACATGTGGTTAAAGGGAAAATTCTTCAAGAAGATATAGCGGAGCGGGATGAGAATTATTATATTTATGAAGCAGAGCAAACCGGAGGAACTGATTTATATACACTTAAAGGCTCGCATTTGAGAGCTTACGTGGATATTGATGATTATATGTTTGTGCCGAACGGTGGAGCCGCTCATTTGTTTTTGTATTCCTTTACTGCAAAAACAATGGTGCCTCTTTCTAGTCCGAATATACAACCATTGAATGGGGTAGTTCATGCATTGAATTATAATTATGTGTTGGGAAAAATATAA
- a CDS encoding RagB/SusD family nutrient uptake outer membrane protein, with amino-acid sequence MKRNLIILLLCCCFMACDDLLDMNPENSVTFKNAYETENDIEAAVRLCAQKLRESHGSRNEYMGHYADSVASETLFAERNLDPAQFRSGYWTSWYELIGAANVVLHYTDQINVSQERKNFYKGQGHFYRAIAYWRLVQTWGDCVIIGDDAKLETAFPKSSWSEVLDYTINEVRQAVALLPEYDKIQDSQGNVPEYKNVPCKGAANALLAHLCAMKAGWKWFARPEDQNFNEQEYWEEAEKACTSIIGSETAQSAGIYHLVATPEEVSTVVFKGKSTESIFEMRYAPYWDEIGKNMDSEYYTTYLDSWALTYCYWVLLVEINGSGLDCIKDQKQLIRASTVDKWFPKGDLRRETYFWKLDSMNHDTLRYVTGGFAYPYLFRDLNVKTTSGNKGRFDHFNYNAVFWRLADIYLLRAECRSRLNKRDEAIADLNAVRARAQAKMYDASEYADTEYADKLRYAIFKEREKELLFERQRYFDVLRNGEEYVRRELSEGFKEIPLQDIVDGCVFMAIAPGSFGRNTALRQNTWWNRYM; translated from the coding sequence ATGAAAAGAAATCTAATTATATTGTTACTGTGTTGTTGTTTCATGGCTTGTGATGATCTTTTGGATATGAACCCGGAAAATTCGGTTACTTTTAAGAATGCTTATGAAACAGAAAATGATATTGAGGCAGCAGTTAGATTATGTGCACAAAAATTGAGAGAATCTCACGGGTCTAGGAACGAGTATATGGGACACTATGCGGACTCCGTGGCATCAGAGACTTTGTTTGCGGAGAGAAATTTGGACCCCGCTCAATTTCGTAGTGGATATTGGACCTCTTGGTATGAGTTAATAGGGGCTGCAAATGTGGTATTACACTATACCGATCAAATTAATGTTTCACAGGAAAGAAAGAATTTTTATAAAGGACAAGGACATTTTTATCGGGCGATAGCTTATTGGCGTTTAGTGCAAACTTGGGGAGATTGTGTGATTATCGGTGATGATGCGAAACTAGAAACTGCATTCCCGAAATCTTCATGGTCCGAAGTCTTGGATTATACGATTAATGAGGTGCGGCAGGCAGTAGCATTACTTCCTGAATATGATAAAATTCAAGATTCACAAGGAAATGTACCTGAATACAAAAATGTACCTTGTAAAGGTGCCGCGAATGCCTTACTCGCGCATTTGTGTGCAATGAAGGCTGGCTGGAAGTGGTTTGCTCGTCCGGAAGATCAGAATTTCAATGAGCAGGAATACTGGGAAGAAGCGGAAAAGGCTTGTACGAGTATTATTGGCAGTGAAACTGCTCAATCAGCTGGAATTTATCACTTGGTGGCAACCCCCGAGGAAGTAAGTACAGTCGTGTTTAAAGGTAAATCTACGGAAAGTATTTTTGAAATGCGTTATGCTCCCTATTGGGATGAAATAGGGAAGAACATGGATAGTGAGTATTATACCACTTATTTGGATTCATGGGCATTAACTTATTGTTATTGGGTTTTGCTAGTGGAAATTAATGGTTCGGGGCTTGATTGCATTAAAGATCAAAAACAATTAATTCGTGCATCAACAGTTGATAAATGGTTCCCTAAGGGAGATTTGCGTCGAGAAACTTATTTCTGGAAATTGGATTCCATGAACCATGATACATTGCGTTACGTGACTGGGGGATTTGCGTATCCTTATCTTTTTAGAGATCTTAACGTGAAAACGACAAGTGGAAATAAAGGACGTTTTGATCATTTTAATTATAATGCTGTATTTTGGCGTTTGGCGGATATATATCTTTTGCGGGCAGAATGTCGTTCTCGCTTGAATAAAAGAGATGAAGCTATTGCTGATTTAAATGCCGTGCGAGCTCGGGCGCAAGCAAAAATGTATGATGCGTCGGAATATGCCGATACAGAATATGCCGATAAACTGCGATATGCCATTTTTAAAGAGCGAGAAAAGGAGTTGTTATTTGAAAGACAACGTTATTTTGATGTCCTTCGTAATGGCGAAGAGTACGTGAGAAGAGAGCTTTCTGAAGGGTTTAAAGAAATTCCACTTCAGGATATTGTTGATGGATGTGTATTTATGGCAATTGCTCCGGGGTCTTTTGGAAGAAATACAGCGTTGCGTCAGAATACATGGTGGAATAGGTATATGTAA
- a CDS encoding SusC/RagA family TonB-linked outer membrane protein, giving the protein MKTWFVLLFVCTMHLNASNLYSQQKKMDISMKNASLVDVFRYIRQNSDYTFVYDSDAVKQMKTVSLDMKNVAIEEILEQCFKGSPFVYLIEGNLVIVKEQKGEQQQAKSIRVKGFVYDMKKQPIPGVTVKIVGVSLGTATNEKGWFALDLPMTKGVLEFSFVGYKSKTVEFTEKTTKDTLRITLEEEVQALDEAIVVAYGTTTKRETTGLISVIKGDDLKGIPSANIASLLQGRVAGMDITQMSGSPGGGGTSIVIRGYNSLDVEQGRRFSNPLWVVDGVPLNSFSSPVTGTNLLADINPDMIESVQVLKDASAASLYGSRAANGVIIVTTKKGKKEQDATFSVNVSQSWGQLPRLPGVTIGRLEREMRLLATQRSFVAYLDPETKMYRYPVSLKEVYDTRKGSIDGYWIPAPGTDTNNGLWRQDSLNPFYNNATNFFPMYYETAKIMNANIQAYGGSERMMYGLGLGYYDEGGILKGTGYKRVDLNANLNVIPVKRFNVDLRFNASLVNRKRGTNAGGMLSSAPSVETVPGDPFELSTLMPGAGSVAWNAALENLRGTKESNRNIRLRTNFKLSYQIVDGLDLSTSLSADYSIARRNYFQPSYLDNDGYSLSVGETGINLMVLNENLLSYKKQFGEEHKLSFMAGLSYQYDQMEYNGGYAKNSPSNKIYYAPSGLPSYGTQESHGTTRVIVFKSYQSDMQEKALVSYFGRLEYSFRDKYLFTMAYRRDGSSTFGANHRWGSFPSVAVGWSFSEESFIKDRLGWLSFGKIRASWGRSGMHFDYPYLALGIVENGPNYEGNGTLTPNFLDGMYNEDLSWENTDQYDIGLDLDFFNYRLGVVLDYYYRYTDDMLMQVPLSSPNMYSLQWRNAAAISNEGVEILVKGDILSKPDLYWRVSVNWAKNWNRFRKSYSGFDENGWIIGKPLNGIYVMKTNGFVNEQNELPIEYNNSQGWRSYTHGGDPTLYFKPGDLKFVDVNGDGVCDYKDLVYAGSALPFCNGGIVNELRWKNWDMAFSVVYQLGRHVINTLPFNNFRSGANPFVMDIGGTKFWEKPGDDAEYPSWENALLDHFNAKCDRYVEKVNWLKMKTLTVGYTMPERWMKKLGMKELRVFASGENLFTWDNYSGLDPETVNITSGNDAGRNYPLARKWTLGLTLKF; this is encoded by the coding sequence ATGAAGACGTGGTTTGTGTTACTATTTGTGTGTACGATGCATCTGAACGCATCAAACCTCTATTCGCAGCAGAAGAAAATGGATATTTCCATGAAAAACGCTTCTCTCGTGGACGTGTTCCGCTATATCCGGCAGAACAGCGACTACACGTTCGTGTACGATAGCGATGCCGTGAAACAGATGAAGACGGTTTCGCTCGACATGAAAAACGTGGCAATAGAAGAGATTTTGGAGCAATGTTTTAAGGGAAGTCCGTTTGTTTATTTGATAGAGGGGAATTTGGTGATTGTGAAGGAGCAGAAAGGTGAACAACAGCAAGCGAAGAGTATTCGGGTAAAAGGTTTCGTGTATGACATGAAGAAACAACCGATACCGGGCGTGACGGTAAAAATTGTTGGAGTATCCTTGGGAACGGCAACGAATGAAAAGGGATGGTTTGCCTTGGATTTGCCTATGACGAAAGGCGTGTTGGAGTTTTCCTTTGTGGGATATAAGAGTAAAACGGTAGAGTTTACAGAAAAAACGACCAAGGATACATTGCGGATCACGTTAGAGGAAGAAGTTCAAGCGTTGGATGAAGCGATTGTGGTAGCGTATGGAACCACCACGAAACGGGAAACGACGGGTTTGATTTCCGTGATCAAGGGGGATGATTTGAAAGGTATTCCTTCGGCAAATATTGCGAGCTTGTTGCAAGGGCGTGTTGCCGGAATGGATATTACGCAAATGTCCGGTTCTCCGGGAGGAGGAGGTACATCCATCGTTATTCGTGGCTATAACTCGTTGGATGTGGAACAAGGACGTCGATTCTCGAATCCGCTTTGGGTCGTTGATGGGGTGCCGTTGAACTCGTTCTCTTCTCCGGTAACCGGAACAAACTTGTTAGCGGATATTAACCCGGACATGATCGAATCTGTGCAAGTATTGAAAGATGCTTCTGCAGCTTCGCTTTACGGTTCTCGTGCGGCTAATGGTGTAATTATTGTGACGACAAAAAAGGGGAAAAAAGAACAAGATGCTACTTTTTCTGTGAATGTTTCTCAAAGTTGGGGCCAATTACCTCGTCTTCCGGGAGTGACAATCGGTCGCTTGGAACGAGAGATGCGTTTGTTGGCGACTCAAAGAAGTTTTGTTGCTTATTTGGATCCTGAAACAAAAATGTATAGATATCCTGTTTCCTTGAAAGAAGTTTATGATACACGTAAAGGATCGATAGATGGGTATTGGATACCGGCTCCGGGAACGGACACGAATAATGGACTATGGCGGCAGGATAGTTTGAATCCTTTCTATAATAATGCTACGAATTTTTTCCCGATGTATTATGAAACAGCCAAAATCATGAATGCTAATATTCAAGCCTATGGTGGAAGTGAACGCATGATGTACGGTTTGGGTTTAGGGTATTATGATGAGGGAGGAATTTTAAAGGGTACCGGTTACAAAAGGGTGGATTTAAATGCCAATCTGAATGTAATACCGGTAAAACGTTTTAATGTGGATTTGCGTTTTAACGCTTCTCTCGTCAATCGGAAACGAGGAACTAATGCTGGAGGAATGTTATCTTCAGCTCCTTCTGTTGAAACGGTGCCTGGAGACCCGTTTGAGTTGAGTACGCTGATGCCTGGTGCAGGATCGGTAGCTTGGAATGCCGCACTTGAAAACTTACGAGGAACCAAAGAAAGCAATCGTAATATTCGTTTGCGTACGAATTTTAAATTGTCGTATCAAATCGTAGATGGATTGGATCTTTCTACTTCACTTTCAGCTGATTATTCGATAGCTCGTCGTAATTATTTTCAACCGTCTTATTTGGATAATGATGGATATTCCCTGAGTGTTGGAGAAACAGGAATTAATTTGATGGTATTAAATGAGAATTTGTTATCTTACAAGAAACAGTTTGGAGAAGAGCATAAACTATCTTTTATGGCGGGACTTTCCTATCAATATGACCAAATGGAATATAATGGAGGTTACGCGAAGAATTCGCCTAGTAATAAAATTTATTACGCTCCAAGTGGCTTACCATCCTATGGAACTCAAGAGAGTCATGGTACAACACGGGTTATTGTATTCAAATCTTATCAATCCGATATGCAGGAAAAAGCCCTAGTTTCTTATTTCGGACGTTTGGAGTATAGTTTCCGGGATAAATATTTGTTTACGATGGCTTATCGTCGGGATGGAAGTTCTACATTTGGAGCAAATCATCGTTGGGGAAGTTTCCCGTCCGTGGCAGTTGGATGGTCCTTTTCGGAAGAATCTTTTATTAAAGATCGTTTAGGTTGGTTGTCTTTTGGTAAAATTCGTGCTAGCTGGGGACGTTCTGGAATGCATTTTGATTATCCTTATCTGGCATTGGGAATCGTTGAAAATGGTCCTAATTACGAAGGCAATGGTACGTTGACGCCCAACTTCCTTGACGGAATGTATAATGAAGACCTTTCATGGGAAAATACGGATCAGTACGATATTGGATTAGATCTGGATTTTTTTAACTATCGTTTAGGAGTAGTCTTGGATTATTATTACCGTTATACGGATGACATGTTAATGCAGGTGCCACTATCTTCTCCCAATATGTATTCATTACAGTGGCGTAATGCTGCCGCAATCTCAAACGAGGGAGTGGAAATTTTAGTCAAAGGAGATATTCTTTCTAAGCCGGATTTGTATTGGAGAGTATCTGTTAATTGGGCAAAGAATTGGAACCGTTTCCGCAAATCGTATAGTGGCTTTGATGAAAATGGTTGGATCATCGGTAAACCGCTAAATGGTATTTACGTGATGAAGACGAATGGATTTGTGAATGAGCAAAATGAATTACCTATTGAATATAATAATAGTCAGGGATGGAGAAGTTATACACATGGAGGAGATCCCACACTTTATTTTAAACCGGGTGATTTGAAATTTGTGGATGTGAATGGAGATGGCGTTTGTGACTATAAGGATCTTGTGTATGCGGGTAGTGCTTTACCTTTTTGCAATGGAGGAATTGTTAATGAATTGCGATGGAAAAATTGGGATATGGCTTTTTCCGTGGTTTATCAGCTGGGACGTCATGTGATAAATACTCTTCCATTTAATAATTTTCGATCAGGAGCGAATCCTTTTGTGATGGATATAGGGGGTACTAAATTCTGGGAAAAACCTGGAGATGATGCAGAATACCCGAGTTGGGAAAATGCACTTTTAGATCATTTTAATGCAAAGTGTGATCGTTATGTAGAAAAAGTCAATTGGTTAAAAATGAAAACGTTAACGGTTGGATATACGATGCCTGAGAGATGGATGAAAAAATTGGGGATGAAAGAATTGCGTGTATTTGCTAGTGGGGAAAATCTTTTTACATGGGATAATTATTCTGGTTTAGATCCTGAAACAGTGAATATAACTTCCGGTAATGATGCTGGACGGAATTACCCGTTAGCCCGAAAATGGACATTAGGTTTAACGCTTAAATTCTAA
- a CDS encoding FecR family protein, giving the protein MNRLTERYKIARLIARKVSGTISEEEADELEAWVGSSARYREEVTRIESRLREDIRQGRELNMTGEWDMFQQKLSRKRSIRWWRYSAAIVVVGVCAIFVLQLRETKTSVQIARSVENNVKEYKAKLILDDGSLVNITDTTRHVVIAGAGTNIMASGSGLRYESGDSLLLSTPVKYNTLIVPRGGEYELLLADGTRVWMNSESKLVYPVQFPGERREVEMEGEVCFLVAKNERQPFIVKTKGVSVEVLGTFFNVEAYPENQAITTTLVEGRVNVSDGQRHYIMSPNQQVVAGEGEFVIRDVDAAEVVRWIEGVCYFSEASLENIMDKLARWYDVEVFFASESAKEAHFSLEIERYDNIATVLSKIEKTGRVKFKINGRIITVEE; this is encoded by the coding sequence ATGAATCGATTGACAGAACGATATAAAATAGCCCGGTTGATAGCCCGAAAAGTATCCGGTACGATTTCGGAAGAAGAAGCCGACGAGTTGGAGGCTTGGGTAGGATCGTCCGCTAGATATCGGGAAGAAGTAACCCGCATCGAGAGTAGGCTAAGAGAAGATATCCGGCAGGGGCGCGAGTTAAATATGACAGGCGAATGGGATATGTTCCAGCAAAAATTGTCTCGTAAACGTTCTATACGTTGGTGGAGGTATTCTGCCGCGATTGTGGTGGTAGGCGTGTGTGCCATATTTGTGTTACAACTTCGGGAGACGAAAACGTCTGTACAGATCGCTCGATCCGTGGAGAACAACGTGAAGGAGTACAAGGCTAAATTAATTCTGGATGACGGAAGTCTCGTGAATATTACTGATACAACACGTCACGTGGTTATTGCAGGAGCGGGGACAAATATCATGGCCTCGGGGAGTGGGTTAAGATACGAGTCGGGGGATTCACTACTCCTTTCTACCCCTGTGAAATACAATACGCTGATCGTTCCCCGGGGAGGAGAATATGAGTTGTTACTGGCGGATGGTACACGGGTATGGATGAATTCTGAATCCAAACTGGTCTACCCGGTGCAGTTCCCCGGTGAACGGCGGGAGGTGGAGATGGAAGGGGAGGTATGTTTCCTAGTGGCAAAAAATGAACGACAACCTTTTATCGTGAAAACGAAAGGGGTATCTGTCGAAGTGTTGGGAACCTTTTTTAACGTGGAAGCCTACCCGGAGAATCAGGCAATCACAACGACGTTAGTGGAGGGACGCGTGAACGTGTCCGATGGCCAACGCCATTATATCATGTCTCCGAACCAGCAAGTAGTTGCAGGAGAGGGTGAGTTCGTCATTCGTGATGTCGATGCGGCAGAAGTGGTGCGTTGGATTGAGGGAGTGTGTTATTTCTCGGAGGCCTCGTTGGAGAACATTATGGATAAACTGGCGCGATGGTATGATGTGGAGGTGTTCTTTGCCAGTGAGTCAGCTAAGGAGGCCCATTTCTCGTTGGAGATTGAACGCTATGATAACATAGCGACCGTGTTGTCGAAAATAGAGAAAACCGGGCGGGTGAAATTTAAAATTAACGGGCGAATCATAACCGTGGAAGAATAA
- a CDS encoding RNA polymerase sigma factor: protein MDKMLINNNNFKFFFQEYFEPVFQFARKYTENDAIARDFTQDAFIKLYERRKDFEVIEKAKSFLYTTTRNLCLNHLKHKKIEHQYFQEVKIEDEEAEEQFYLEEVTYQETLRILRAAIDQLPPQTREVILVSLDGKNNNEIAETLDISVNTVKTLKKNAYKSLRESLGSRNLYILLFLLKNKKTAHL, encoded by the coding sequence ATGGATAAGATGTTGATAAACAACAACAATTTTAAATTCTTTTTCCAAGAATATTTTGAACCTGTATTTCAATTTGCCCGAAAATACACGGAAAATGATGCCATTGCCCGGGATTTTACACAAGATGCATTCATCAAATTATATGAAAGGCGTAAAGATTTCGAAGTCATTGAAAAAGCCAAATCTTTCCTTTACACGACGACTCGCAATCTTTGCCTGAATCATTTAAAACATAAAAAAATTGAACACCAGTATTTCCAAGAGGTAAAAATCGAAGACGAGGAAGCAGAAGAGCAATTTTACCTGGAAGAGGTGACCTACCAGGAGACCCTCCGCATTTTACGGGCCGCGATAGATCAACTTCCTCCTCAAACCCGGGAAGTCATTCTTGTCAGCCTAGATGGTAAAAACAATAACGAGATTGCCGAAACTCTTGATATTTCTGTCAACACGGTTAAAACTCTAAAGAAAAACGCATACAAATCTCTACGCGAAAGTCTCGGTTCACGTAATCTATACATCTTGTTGTTTCTTTTAAAAAATAAAAAGACGGCTCATTTATGA